Below is a genomic region from Pseudazoarcus pumilus.
TGCGGCATGGCGGTCGTCTCCTGCGACCCGTGTATTCCCGCACTGCTCGCCGCGCACGCCTGGGAGGAGGTATTCGTCGCACGCCGCGCCAGCCTGCCGCTGACGACACGCTTCTTCGTCATCGGCCACGCGAGCTGGGAGGCGCTTCGCGCCCCCTTTGTCGGCCTGTGCGCAAAGAGCGTGCACCGCGCGGTGCGCGAGGACTGGCTCGCGCAGGGAGAAACCGCGCAACGGCAGGAACTCGACTGCTGGCTCGCCGGCCTGATCGCGGACAGTCACGCGCTTGCGACGCCGCGCATGCTGCGTCCGTTGCCGCTATGCGGCATCCCGGGCGTCACGCCCGAGAACGAATCGCCGGCCTATTACCGCGACACGCGCCAGTTCCGCCCGCGCCGCGCGAGCTGAGTTGACGCGCTATCATCACGGCCACGATCCGACCGCGAACTGGAGCCGATGAACGACTTCCGCATCGACCGACTCGCCGCACTGCTCGCCGAGAACTGGCCGGCCGCCGCGTTGGTGGCCTGCGGCTGGGCCGCACTGATGATCTACACGCTCCTGCGCGGTGGCGCGCGCTGGCGGCCGACGCGGCCACTGGCGGTATTCGCGGGAATCGTCGCAGCCGTCTCGGCACTGTTCACGGTGCCACTGCTCGCCGACATCCCCTTCGGCGCTTTCGCTGACCGTGAACGCTGGAGCGCGCTGTTCATGATCGCTGTCGCCTCCGGTGCGATCGCCTTTGCCTTCGCGTGGCCGGCCGCCGCCACCGCTTTCCGCAGTCGGGACTGACACAACTGCGAAACCGACACGCCGGCATAAACCCCCAATGCATATTGAAATATGTTGAAACAAAGCGTGCGCTCGACTTGGGGCACAGACCTCCGAAAATGCGGACCGAATCCTACAGCGGCGTGGGACACAACCAGCTGCATCCGGCGTAAAGGTGCGCCGCTCATCCTGTTCTGAACACCCGGCGACGCCTGCCGCGTCGCTGCACCCGGGCCGCATGCCCGCATGGAAACCGCACCCGATGTCTGAATCATGGCGACTCGCACTTCCCGTTTCATTGAGCATCCTGATGTTTCTCTCGGCATGTGCAACCCTGCCGCCTGACGGACCTTCGCAGGGCGAGGCACGCATCGTCGAGCGCATCGACCGGCTGGAAGGCGCCCTGCTCGAGCACTGTGGCTTCGACGACGTGCGCAGCCGCGCCGGGCTGGCCGCCATCGGGGAACTGCGCAGCCGCGTGCAGACGCTGCAGGAGCAGGTCGTCGCGCGCGACCAAGACCCCGAACGCGTGGATTGCCCCGCGCCGCTGACGACCGACACCGCCAACGACAAGCTCGTGCTCGGACGCGCCGAATGGATCGGCCTGCCTACGCTCGGGTCGTACTTCAAGGCGCGTCTGGACACCGGCGCCAATACCTCGTCGTTGTCGGCCGACGAGATCACCCCGTTCGAGCGCGACGGCGAGGACTGGGTGCGATTTCGTCTGTCCCTGAGCGATCGCGATGCGGTCGTCCCCGGCATACGCGATCGCGAAATCGAGGCCAGGGTCGTGCGCCGCGTGCGCATCCTGCAAGCCTCGGGATCCGACAGCCGTCCGGTCATTGCGCTGCCGATGACGCTGGGCACGCTCGAGCAGACCGTCGAATTCACCCTCAACGACCGCGCCCATCTGAGCTATCCGGTGCTGCTGGGCCGCAGGTTTCTGATGGATCAGGCGGTCGTCGACGTGAGCCGCAGCTACACGTTCGCACGCCCCGAGTTCCCGGGCGGCGAGACGGCGGACGAAGCGGCCGACGACCAGCACGACGACGACCTGCTCGAGCCCTGATCGATGTCGCGCCTGCCCTTCTACCTGATCGTCGGCCTGCTGCTCGTCACCGGGATCGCGCTCAGCGTGCACCGCCATGTGGAATACGAGGTGCCCTGGACGCCCGGCGAACAACGTCAGGTGTGGGAGGTGGAGGCGCAGGTTACGTTGCGCGCGCAGGGCGAGCCGGTGCGTGTCGATCTGGCCCTGCCGACCAGCCAGCCGGGCTACCGCCTGCTCAACGAGCACACCGCCTCGGCCGGCTACGGCCTGAGCTTCGACGACACCACCGGCGCACGGCGCGCGCGCTGGGCGATCCGCTCGGCCGAGGGCGCACAGCAGCTCTACTACACGGCCCAGTTGCTGGTCGCGCCGGCCGAGCGCGGAGTGGACGCGCCACCGCCGGAGGTGCCCGCCGAGATCCTGTGGCAAAGCCCCTACGACATCGCCGCGCGCGCTCTCATCGAGCGCGCCTGGCAGCGCTCGGCCAATGCGTTCAGCTTCGCGCGCGAACTGGTGCACGACATCTCGGGCGAAGGTCAGGGCGAAAACGCGCGCCTGCTGCTGACGCGCCACGCGGAACCCGCGCTGATCGTGCGTCTGCTCAACCAGGCCGGCATCGCCGCGCGCGAGGTCCATGGTCTGCTGCTCGGGGACGGACGTCGTCGCCAGACGTTGACGACCTGGGTCGAAGTCTTCGATGCCGATGAATCCATTCTCATCGAGCCGGTCTCCGGCACCGAAGGCAAGCCGGAGAACCTGCTGTTGTGGCAGCGCGCAGCCGGCCCGGTGCTGGAGGTGCAGGGCGGCACGAACTCACAGGTCAGCTTCTCGATGCTGCGCCACAGCCAGCCGGCCAGCGCTGCGTTGCGCAGCCAGGCGGGTGATTCGACGCTGCTCAACTTCTCGATCCACAGCCTGCCGCTGGAAGAGCAGGCCCTGTTCATGACCATCCTGCTGATTCCGATCGGGGCACTGGTGGTAGTGATCCTGCGCATCCTGATCGGCATCAAGACCTCGGGCACCTTCATGCCGGTGCTCATCGCGCTGGCCTTCATCCAGACCTCGCTCACTACCGGGCTGATCGGCTTCTTGCTGGTGGTGGCGGTCGGTCTGGTGATCCGCAGTTACCTGTCTCACCTCAACCTGCTGCTGGTGGCGCGGGTGTCGGCCGTGATCATCACCGTGATCGCCATCATCTCGGTGTTCTCGGTCCTGTCCTGGCGTTTCGGACTCAACGCAGGGCTCACCATCACCTTCTTCCCGATGATCATCCTGTCGTGGACCATCGAGCGCATGTCCATCCTGTGGGAGGAGGAAGGCCCCAAGGAAGTGCTGATCCAGGGCGGCGGCAGCCTGCTCACGGCCGTCATCGCCTATCTGGCGATGACCAATCCCTGGGTACGGCACATCACCTTCAACTTCCTCGGCGTGCAGATGATCCTGATGGCGCTGATCCTGATGATCGGCAACTACACCGGCTATCGCCTGCTCGAACTGTGGCGTTTCAAGCCGCTGGCGGAGCGCTGAAGAATGCTCTCGGTGGCTACCACCCTGCGCTCGCGCGGCGTGATCGGCATGAACACGCGCAACATCCGCTACATCGGCCGCTACAACGACCGGCGTCTGTATCCTCTGGTCGACGACAAGCTGCAGACCAAGCTGCTCGCAACCGATCACGGCATCACCTCACCGGAGCTGATCGGTACGGTGCGCTCGCAGTTCGCGGTGCGCCACGTGGTCGAGATGGTCGCCGGTCGCCCCGGCTTCGTCATCAAGCCGGCCAAGGGGAGCAGCGGCAAGGGCATCCTCGTGATCGAGCGCATCGACGGCGACGGCTACATCAAGCCCAGCGGTACACGCATCGGACGCGAAGACATCGAACGCCACGTCTCCAACATCCTCTCCGGGCTGTATTCGCTGGGCGGCTCGCCCGATGTCGCCATCGTCGAGACGCTGATCGACTTCGACGAGCGTTTCGCCGATTACACCTACGAAGGCGTACCCGACATCCGCGTGATCGTCTTCCGCGGCTATCCGGTGATGTCGATGATGCGATTGTCCACGGCCGCTTCCGACGGCAAGGCCAACCTGCACCAGGGCGCGGTCGGCGTGGGGCTGGACATCGGCAGCGGCACGGCGGTGCGCGCGGTCCAGTTCGACCGCCCGTGCAGCGCCCACCCGGATACCGGCCGCGAGCTTGCTTCGCTGAAGATTCCCGACTGGAGCACGCTGCTGCACCTGTCCGCGGCGTGCTACGAAATGACCGGGCTCGGCTACCTCGGCGCCGATCTGGCGCTCGACCGCAGACTGGGGCCGATGCTGCTCGAACTCAACGCGCGCCCCGGCCTGGCCATCCAGATGGCCAACGGCGAGGGCCTGCGCGGCCGGCTGGATTTGGTCGAGGCCCAGCCCGGGGGACGAAGCGTCGAAGAGCGTGTTGCATTTGCAATACGCCATTTCTCGCGCACCACCGCTGCCGCTTCGTCGACGGATCGACCGGACGATACACTGGACACTTCAGCCATCAGCCCCCAGGGAGAGTCACCCGATGTCCGGATACCTGCGCCTGACTTACGTCAGCCGCTCGGTCGCCCCACTGGGCCGTGAGCGTCTCGCGAACCTGCTGCAAACCAGCGAAACCCATAACGCGGTGCTCGGCATCACCGGCGTGCTGTGCGCCGGGCGCAATCACTTCATGCAGACCCTGGAAGGCATCGAGGAGCACGTCATCACCCTGTACGCGCGCATCCTGCGCGACGAACGCCACCGTGACTGCGCCCTGCTCGACATTGGTCTGGTCGACACCCCGATGTTCGAGCGCTGGAGCATGGGCTTCGTCGATGGCGATGCGCTCGACCCGCGGCTGCTCGATCACATGCTGGAGTTGCGCACGCCCTCGCAACGGCGTGATCGCACCGCGGCACTGATGCAGGCCTTTCTCGAGCGCCTGCGCAATCCGTCGCAATCAATGAGCTGAGTCAGCGCACGATGAACAACAGCACCGAAAGGCTCACGACGGAGAACAGCGTCGACAGGAATACCGTCGAGGCGGTCGAGGCCTGCACCACCTGATAGCGCTGCGCGAACAGATACGGCGTCACGCCGGCCGGCAGCGCCGCGAGCGTGACCGCGACCACCACCCACAGTTCGGGGATGTCGAAGACCTGGGTGGCGAGCAGCCACACAAGCAAGGGGTGCACCAGCGTCTTGAGCGCGACGACGACCAACGGCTCGCGCAGATTGCCACCCAGACGGTAGCGCGTGAGCGAGGCGCCCAGCGCGAAAAGCGCGCACGGTGCGGCCGCCGCCCCGATGCCGCCCGCGATCGAATCGACTGCATCGGGCACCGCAGCGCCGGAAATCGCGAACATCAGTCCCGCCGAGAGGCCCCAGATGAGCGGCGTCGTGGCCACGCCGCGCAGCAGCGTCCACATCAGCTTGCCGATCGACTGCTGGGCACCGCGGGCGGCCTCGATGATGATCGTGGTCGGCGGCAACAGCACCAGGCTGTGACACGCAATGAGCACGAACAGCGGCAACGCGGCGGCCGGCCCGTAGGCCGTGACGACCAGCGGAATGCCGAGCATCGCGGTATTCGAGTAGCTCGCCCCCATCCCCATCACCGCCAGCTCGTCGAGCCGGCGCGCGAACAAGGTGCGCCCCGCGACCATCGCCAGGCCCATCGTCACGAAGGCACCGACGAAATACGACAGCAGATAGCCCCACGGCAGCGCGTCGGGCAGCTCGGTCTGCGCGATCGAGCGAAACAGCATCAGCGGAATCGCAAAATTGAACACGAACACCGACAGCCCGCGGTTGGCCGCCTCGTCGAACACGCCGAAGCGTGCCGCCGCATAGCCGATGCCGAGCGTACCGAAGATGGGGAGGATGATGCCGAAGATGATGTCCATCGCGCGTCCCTCAGGCGGCCAGATCGTCCAGCCGCGGCACCGCGGCGAGCAGCGTGCGCGTGTATTCGTCCTGCGGATCGGCGAGCACGTCGGCGGTACGGCCGCGCTCGACGATGCGTCCCGCGTGCATCACGGCGATGCGGTCGGCCAGATACTCGACCACGCCCATGTTGTGCGTGATGAACAGCATGCCCAGCCCCTCCTCGTCGACCAGCCGGCGCAGCAGCTTGAGGATGCCCGCCTGCACCGAGACGTCGAGCGCCGAGGTGATCTCGTCGCACAGCACGAAGCGAGGCTCGAGCACCAGCGCACGCGCGATCGCCAGGCGCTGGCGCTGGCCGCCGGAGAATTCGTGCG
It encodes:
- a CDS encoding DUF3025 domain-containing protein, producing MTPHPESPAALAANTLFEPIASWLGRFPERRLPDASALTALLREVAPHAQTDSGLPLRFEHTDVAHAYEAHIDASGIVPTRRDDWHDFFNALSWCAWPATKAALNAAHAGEIAARRAAGLPGRGRRRDTLTQFDECGMAVVSCDPCIPALLAAHAWEEVFVARRASLPLTTRFFVIGHASWEALRAPFVGLCAKSVHRAVREDWLAQGETAQRQELDCWLAGLIADSHALATPRMLRPLPLCGIPGVTPENESPAYYRDTRQFRPRRAS
- a CDS encoding ATP-dependent zinc protease family protein, translated to MFLSACATLPPDGPSQGEARIVERIDRLEGALLEHCGFDDVRSRAGLAAIGELRSRVQTLQEQVVARDQDPERVDCPAPLTTDTANDKLVLGRAEWIGLPTLGSYFKARLDTGANTSSLSADEITPFERDGEDWVRFRLSLSDRDAVVPGIRDREIEARVVRRVRILQASGSDSRPVIALPMTLGTLEQTVEFTLNDRAHLSYPVLLGRRFLMDQAVVDVSRSYTFARPEFPGGETADEAADDQHDDDLLEP
- a CDS encoding UUP1 family membrane protein, producing the protein MSRLPFYLIVGLLLVTGIALSVHRHVEYEVPWTPGEQRQVWEVEAQVTLRAQGEPVRVDLALPTSQPGYRLLNEHTASAGYGLSFDDTTGARRARWAIRSAEGAQQLYYTAQLLVAPAERGVDAPPPEVPAEILWQSPYDIAARALIERAWQRSANAFSFARELVHDISGEGQGENARLLLTRHAEPALIVRLLNQAGIAAREVHGLLLGDGRRRQTLTTWVEVFDADESILIEPVSGTEGKPENLLLWQRAAGPVLEVQGGTNSQVSFSMLRHSQPASAALRSQAGDSTLLNFSIHSLPLEEQALFMTILLIPIGALVVVILRILIGIKTSGTFMPVLIALAFIQTSLTTGLIGFLLVVAVGLVIRSYLSHLNLLLVARVSAVIITVIAIISVFSVLSWRFGLNAGLTITFFPMIILSWTIERMSILWEEEGPKEVLIQGGGSLLTAVIAYLAMTNPWVRHITFNFLGVQMILMALILMIGNYTGYRLLELWRFKPLAER
- a CDS encoding alpha-L-glutamate ligase-like protein — its product is MATTLRSRGVIGMNTRNIRYIGRYNDRRLYPLVDDKLQTKLLATDHGITSPELIGTVRSQFAVRHVVEMVAGRPGFVIKPAKGSSGKGILVIERIDGDGYIKPSGTRIGREDIERHVSNILSGLYSLGGSPDVAIVETLIDFDERFADYTYEGVPDIRVIVFRGYPVMSMMRLSTAASDGKANLHQGAVGVGLDIGSGTAVRAVQFDRPCSAHPDTGRELASLKIPDWSTLLHLSAACYEMTGLGYLGADLALDRRLGPMLLELNARPGLAIQMANGEGLRGRLDLVEAQPGGRSVEERVAFAIRHFSRTTAAASSTDRPDDTLDTSAISPQGESPDVRIPAPDLRQPLGRPTGP
- a CDS encoding BLUF domain-containing protein, with protein sequence MSGYLRLTYVSRSVAPLGRERLANLLQTSETHNAVLGITGVLCAGRNHFMQTLEGIEEHVITLYARILRDERHRDCALLDIGLVDTPMFERWSMGFVDGDALDPRLLDHMLELRTPSQRRDRTAALMQAFLERLRNPSQSMS
- a CDS encoding AEC family transporter translates to MDIIFGIILPIFGTLGIGYAAARFGVFDEAANRGLSVFVFNFAIPLMLFRSIAQTELPDALPWGYLLSYFVGAFVTMGLAMVAGRTLFARRLDELAVMGMGASYSNTAMLGIPLVVTAYGPAAALPLFVLIACHSLVLLPPTTIIIEAARGAQQSIGKLMWTLLRGVATTPLIWGLSAGLMFAISGAAVPDAVDSIAGGIGAAAAPCALFALGASLTRYRLGGNLREPLVVVALKTLVHPLLVWLLATQVFDIPELWVVVAVTLAALPAGVTPYLFAQRYQVVQASTASTVFLSTLFSVVSLSVLLFIVR